From Verrucomicrobia bacterium S94, the proteins below share one genomic window:
- a CDS encoding AraC family transcriptional regulator: MSILSKRMFNSVAKDYRRHSGLQLCLSDCDGRIVMPDETSPVENLPSMCHLRLHNLNEAVRWGESHVFFVAPGIMSWLVPLVDGVEVKGGLCGGCILLEDDPLSINTAVNYFVGEGARRKDAEIFVRGLEVFDQERVPQVMHALQESFYQYSGWKPLKLIRNRDQMIQQRQIAEEIHQRKVDQNRAYPYDDERILLSLIRVGDRAGARKMFNKMLAAMFLYSPKPVVVRARAIEMMGYLVRTAVEDSPLAEPLLERHMKWIEEIVDTQDFDDLCNVLREALDDFMNSIFLQGVSPVSPAVGKALDYIAANYTEPISLEDIAAAAGLSTFRIAHLLKEATGKTALQNIHYLRVQEARRLLEETDLSCTDIAYETGFGDQSYFIKQFKKWMGITPAKYRKSSRVR; this comes from the coding sequence ATGTCGATCTTGTCAAAGAGGATGTTTAATTCGGTGGCGAAAGATTATCGGCGGCATAGCGGACTCCAATTGTGCCTGTCTGATTGCGATGGCCGGATTGTGATGCCGGACGAAACCAGTCCGGTGGAAAATCTGCCGTCGATGTGTCATCTGCGTTTGCATAATCTCAACGAAGCAGTGCGCTGGGGTGAATCACACGTTTTTTTTGTTGCACCGGGTATCATGAGCTGGCTGGTTCCGCTGGTTGACGGAGTCGAGGTGAAGGGCGGGCTTTGCGGCGGCTGTATTCTGCTGGAGGACGATCCGCTAAGTATCAATACTGCGGTCAACTATTTTGTGGGCGAAGGGGCTCGACGTAAGGATGCGGAGATTTTTGTCCGGGGACTGGAGGTTTTCGATCAGGAGCGTGTGCCGCAGGTGATGCATGCCCTGCAGGAGTCGTTTTACCAATACAGCGGGTGGAAACCGCTGAAGCTGATCCGGAATCGTGATCAGATGATCCAGCAGCGGCAGATTGCCGAAGAGATTCATCAGCGCAAGGTCGACCAGAACCGGGCCTACCCTTACGACGACGAGCGTATTCTGCTTTCTCTCATTCGTGTGGGCGATCGCGCCGGTGCACGGAAAATGTTTAATAAAATGCTCGCGGCCATGTTTCTTTATTCTCCGAAACCGGTCGTTGTTCGAGCGCGCGCCATTGAAATGATGGGCTATCTGGTCCGCACGGCGGTGGAGGACAGCCCGCTTGCGGAGCCGTTACTGGAACGGCACATGAAATGGATTGAGGAAATTGTGGATACGCAGGATTTTGATGATCTCTGCAATGTACTGCGCGAAGCGCTCGATGATTTTATGAACAGTATTTTTCTGCAGGGCGTGAGTCCCGTAAGTCCGGCGGTTGGTAAAGCCCTGGACTATATAGCCGCCAATTATACCGAACCGATTTCGCTGGAGGATATCGCCGCCGCCGCCGGGCTCAGCACCTTCCGGATTGCTCATCTGCTCAAAGAGGCTACCGGTAAAACCGCGTTGCAGAATATTCATTATCTGCGTGTGCAGGAAGCGCGGCGTCTGCTTGAAGAAACCGACCTGAGCTGCACGGATATCGCCTACGAAACGGGATTCGGAGATCAGTCCTATTTCATTAAACAGTTTAAAAAATGGATGGGAATAACACCGGCGAAATACCGGAAATCCAGCCGCGTTCGGTGA
- a CDS encoding bifunctional 5,10-methylenetetrahydrofolate dehydrogenase/5,10-methenyltetrahydrofolate cyclohydrolase, whose protein sequence is MNHNDIAGREVADKLLEQIALDVVTLKQQNWNPKLVSIKVGDDNAVDLYVRNQKRNADKVGIAFEERHYPRNISVDELTAAITNLNVDPTVTGIILQRPVPEHLPIKALQETIHPLKDVEGMHPKSIGNIVYGELELAPCTAKASVEILKSTGMKLEGLEACVIGHSEIVGKPIAFLLMAEGATVTVCHHMTREVAVHSRRADVVFVAVGKAGLLTGDMIKPGAVVIDIGINVIEDENGKSKVVGDCDYASCQETAGWITPVPGGVGPVTLSILMKNTVTAAQRQKQHYHAHFLRSPLEG, encoded by the coding sequence ATGAATCACAATGATATTGCCGGCCGCGAGGTGGCGGATAAACTACTCGAACAAATTGCTCTGGATGTTGTTACCCTTAAACAGCAGAACTGGAACCCCAAACTGGTATCCATTAAAGTGGGCGATGACAACGCCGTAGATCTTTACGTACGCAACCAGAAGCGCAATGCCGACAAAGTGGGCATTGCATTCGAAGAACGCCACTATCCCCGCAATATTTCCGTCGACGAACTGACCGCCGCGATCACCAACCTGAATGTCGATCCGACCGTCACCGGCATTATTCTCCAGCGCCCGGTCCCCGAACACCTGCCCATTAAAGCACTGCAGGAAACGATCCATCCGCTCAAAGACGTGGAAGGCATGCATCCGAAATCCATCGGAAATATTGTTTACGGCGAACTGGAGCTGGCTCCATGTACCGCCAAGGCTTCGGTTGAAATTCTGAAAAGCACGGGAATGAAACTCGAAGGTCTGGAAGCCTGCGTGATCGGTCACTCCGAAATCGTCGGCAAACCGATTGCCTTTCTGCTGATGGCCGAAGGTGCAACGGTCACGGTATGCCATCACATGACCCGCGAAGTTGCAGTCCATTCCCGCCGGGCGGACGTTGTCTTCGTGGCCGTCGGCAAAGCCGGCCTGCTGACCGGCGATATGATCAAACCCGGAGCCGTGGTCATCGATATCGGCATTAATGTGATTGAAGATGAAAACGGAAAATCCAAAGTGGTTGGCGACTGCGATTACGCCTCGTGTCAGGAAACCGCCGGATGGATTACACCGGTCCCCGGCGGCGTCGGTCCGGTAACCCTGTCCATTCTCATGAAAAACACAGTAACCGCCGCTCAGCGCCAGAAACAGCATTACCACGCCCATTTTCTGCGCTCCCCGCTGGAAGGCTGA
- a CDS encoding uroporphyrinogen decarboxylase: MTGKQILLDAIAGKETPRPAWLPFVGCHGGFLIGKSATEYLTSADLLVEGLKKAKSLYKPDGLPVMFDLQIEAEILGCDLHWADEVPPAVTSHPLAMGKTIADLPEIDETKGRFPIVVEALKTLKKDIGDDTALYGLICGPFTLALHLLGNDIFLDMYDEEDEVIKVISYCAEVCKKSADIYLNHGADVIAVVDPMTSQISPDHFEQFVTPAMNAVYDHIREHGGISSIFVCGDVTRNLEVMTQTTADNISVDEQIDMAHLRELCEAQGKSFGGNIKLTSVLLLGDEEDAKLEVLDIMEKSGNKGFILAPGCDLPYAVPVKNLQAVADMVHDEYARETAKTLQAKEADSFDDIQLPDYQTTDGVILDVITLDSTSCAPCQYMMEAVNKAAEKTSVKCCINEHKIKVREGIGMMVKLGVKNLPTICINGEPKFASIIPDITTLVNAIEEAAE; encoded by the coding sequence ATGACAGGTAAACAGATTCTATTAGACGCAATTGCTGGCAAAGAAACTCCCCGTCCGGCATGGCTGCCGTTTGTCGGCTGCCACGGCGGCTTCCTTATCGGCAAATCGGCAACCGAATATCTCACCTCGGCCGATCTGCTGGTTGAAGGACTCAAGAAAGCAAAATCGCTTTATAAGCCGGACGGACTTCCGGTGATGTTCGATCTGCAGATTGAAGCGGAAATTCTCGGCTGTGACCTCCACTGGGCCGACGAGGTTCCGCCGGCAGTCACCAGCCATCCGCTGGCTATGGGTAAAACCATTGCCGATCTGCCTGAAATCGATGAAACCAAAGGCCGCTTCCCGATTGTTGTGGAAGCACTGAAAACCCTGAAAAAAGATATCGGTGACGACACGGCCCTCTACGGTCTGATCTGCGGCCCGTTCACTCTGGCCCTCCATCTGCTCGGCAATGACATTTTCCTCGATATGTACGACGAAGAGGATGAAGTGATCAAGGTGATCAGTTACTGCGCGGAAGTCTGCAAAAAATCAGCAGACATCTATCTTAATCACGGAGCCGACGTGATTGCGGTGGTGGATCCGATGACCAGTCAGATTTCTCCGGACCATTTTGAGCAGTTCGTAACTCCGGCTATGAATGCGGTGTACGACCACATCCGTGAGCACGGCGGCATATCCTCCATCTTTGTCTGCGGCGATGTGACCCGCAACCTTGAAGTTATGACCCAAACCACGGCCGACAACATTTCGGTGGATGAACAGATCGATATGGCCCACCTGCGTGAACTCTGTGAAGCCCAGGGGAAATCATTCGGCGGAAACATTAAGCTGACCTCCGTCCTCCTGCTGGGAGACGAAGAAGATGCAAAACTGGAAGTCCTGGACATCATGGAAAAAAGCGGAAACAAGGGATTCATCCTGGCTCCGGGGTGCGACCTGCCTTACGCCGTTCCGGTTAAAAATCTCCAGGCGGTTGCGGATATGGTTCACGACGAATATGCACGCGAAACCGCAAAGACACTGCAGGCCAAAGAAGCCGATTCCTTTGACGACATACAACTTCCCGACTATCAGACGACCGACGGTGTTATTCTTGATGTCATTACACTGGATTCCACCTCCTGTGCACCGTGTCAGTACATGATGGAAGCCGTCAATAAAGCCGCCGAAAAAACCTCGGTAAAGTGCTGCATCAACGAACATAAAATCAAGGTGCGCGAAGGCATTGGTATGATGGTCAAACTGGGTGT
- a CDS encoding DUF1638 domain-containing protein has product MKFKLISCEIFFREMEFLLQNTPHDIDVQFLQKGLHDIPAEEMLKRIQTIVDQASQEDYDAVIMGYGLCNNGLNGLKARTIPVVLPRAHDCITLFLGSRQRYQKYFNENPGTYFKTTGWIERDYVADDLKDIAIPTQLGMDLTYDQLVEKYGEDNAQFLWEELCDTKKNYSQITFIEMGVEPDDSFEQTAREEAASKGWRFEKVPGNLDLLQRMLLGEWDSEDFLVLSPGSRIVATHNETIVRAAPDT; this is encoded by the coding sequence ATGAAGTTTAAACTGATCAGCTGCGAAATTTTTTTCCGGGAAATGGAATTCCTGCTGCAGAATACCCCGCACGATATTGATGTGCAGTTTCTGCAGAAAGGACTGCACGATATTCCCGCCGAGGAAATGCTAAAGCGGATTCAGACCATTGTAGACCAGGCATCGCAGGAGGATTACGACGCGGTCATTATGGGGTACGGCCTCTGCAATAACGGCCTCAACGGCCTCAAAGCCCGTACGATTCCCGTCGTACTGCCGCGGGCGCATGACTGCATCACGCTGTTTCTCGGAAGCCGGCAGCGCTATCAGAAATATTTTAATGAAAACCCCGGCACCTATTTCAAAACCACTGGCTGGATTGAACGCGACTATGTTGCTGACGACCTGAAAGATATCGCAATCCCGACCCAGCTCGGCATGGACCTGACCTACGACCAGCTGGTCGAAAAATACGGAGAAGACAATGCACAGTTTCTCTGGGAGGAGCTGTGCGATACTAAAAAAAACTATTCCCAAATCACATTTATTGAAATGGGAGTGGAACCCGACGACAGCTTTGAACAAACCGCCAGAGAAGAAGCGGCCTCCAAGGGCTGGCGTTTTGAAAAAGTGCCCGGAAACCTTGACCTCCTTCAACGCATGCTGCTGGGCGAATGGGATTCCGAAGATTTTCTTGTTCTTTCTCCAGGCTCCCGGATCGTTGCAACCCATAATGAGACAATCGTCCGCGCCGCCCCGGACACCTAA
- a CDS encoding cobalamin-binding protein, giving the protein MARNEELFEAVLKGKRKDVAALVQTEIERKTDVEEILMESMVPAMAEIGDRFSRNEAYVPEMLIAARAMQAGLDLLEPLLEAAGHEPIGKVAIGTVKGDLHDIGKNLCAMMLKGAGFEVMDLGVDCDVDKYKEAVDNGAQLVLLSALLTTTMPYMKEVVAGLEGCGAKILIGGAPVTQDYADEIGADGYSDDANTCVLTAKEVLGIAA; this is encoded by the coding sequence ATGGCTAGGAATGAAGAACTTTTTGAGGCGGTGCTGAAGGGAAAACGGAAAGATGTCGCTGCACTTGTTCAGACTGAAATTGAACGTAAAACCGATGTGGAAGAGATCCTGATGGAATCCATGGTTCCGGCCATGGCGGAGATCGGAGATCGTTTTTCCCGGAATGAAGCCTATGTTCCGGAAATGCTGATTGCCGCCCGGGCCATGCAGGCCGGACTCGATCTGCTCGAACCGCTGCTGGAGGCCGCCGGCCATGAGCCGATCGGAAAAGTTGCAATCGGAACCGTTAAGGGTGATCTCCACGACATCGGTAAAAACCTCTGCGCCATGATGCTCAAGGGTGCAGGTTTCGAAGTAATGGATCTCGGGGTTGACTGCGATGTTGATAAATACAAAGAAGCCGTCGATAACGGTGCCCAGCTGGTCCTGCTCAGCGCTCTGCTTACCACCACCATGCCTTATATGAAGGAAGTGGTTGCCGGTCTTGAAGGCTGCGGAGCCAAAATTCTGATCGGCGGCGCTCCGGTGACTCAGGATTATGCCGATGAAATCGGTGCCGATGGCTATTCCGATGATGCCAACACCTGCGTGCTGACCGCCAAGGAAGTCCTCGGCATTGCCGCCTAA
- a CDS encoding DUF4445 domain-containing protein: MAVRITFEGRTVEVKNQPEATVMELARQAGWSIEARCGGQGSCSSCSVLLGEGRYRIFDAEITVTAGQCREALSCMTYVLDSDAEIFLPDTAVISFDGARIADDMELPPHPLAPRFKQGFGLAVDVGTTTVSAALIDLESGKTAALESQYNQQILKADDVVSRISLCSKPGELEKLQHLVIEHTLNPLIHRLCDRTGTETSDLHHLVLSGNTVMMHIFFGVSPESIGVLPFEPVSRFFRSTAGALDIDMHPEALVEDIPAISGYVGGDITSDLYIFRHRTMMTPSENGESDDLTLLIDIGTNGEMVAYMNGKMTACATAAGPAFEGAGLLHGARAANRAIDTIEFDDKLDFKLTVIGETKPIGLCGSAIIDFIAEGFRCGLINRVGRFDIGMLKQQHRYEKTAGMHACTLVSPPFSATGKSITITEGDIAEILKAKAAIYGGLKSLLVELGKTVHDVDRIILAGGFAKYINLENAICIGLLPDIDRSKYDIIGNGSLAGATLAVLDRNVTTECFDIIDRPTVITLNKTDHFVNHYQEALAIPNLETDDFPTIESQV; this comes from the coding sequence ATGGCAGTACGCATCACCTTTGAAGGCCGCACAGTAGAGGTTAAAAATCAGCCGGAAGCAACGGTCATGGAGCTCGCCCGCCAGGCGGGCTGGTCGATTGAAGCCAGATGCGGCGGACAGGGCTCCTGCTCCAGTTGCTCAGTACTGCTGGGCGAAGGCCGCTACCGCATCTTCGACGCAGAAATCACCGTCACTGCCGGTCAGTGCCGTGAAGCCCTTTCGTGCATGACCTATGTGCTGGATTCTGATGCCGAAATTTTTCTGCCCGACACGGCTGTGATTTCATTCGATGGCGCCCGTATTGCGGATGACATGGAATTGCCGCCCCACCCCCTCGCGCCCCGGTTTAAGCAGGGGTTCGGACTGGCCGTTGATGTCGGCACAACAACCGTCTCCGCCGCTCTGATCGATCTCGAATCCGGAAAAACAGCAGCCCTCGAATCGCAGTACAACCAGCAGATTCTCAAGGCCGATGATGTGGTTTCGCGTATTTCGCTCTGCTCAAAACCCGGCGAACTGGAAAAACTCCAGCATCTGGTGATTGAACATACCCTGAATCCTCTGATCCACCGGCTCTGTGACAGAACCGGCACGGAAACATCCGATCTGCATCATCTCGTACTTTCGGGAAATACGGTAATGATGCATATTTTCTTCGGAGTATCCCCGGAAAGCATCGGCGTACTTCCTTTCGAACCTGTAAGCCGTTTTTTCAGAAGCACCGCCGGAGCACTGGACATCGATATGCATCCTGAAGCATTGGTGGAGGACATTCCGGCGATTTCAGGATATGTCGGCGGCGACATTACATCCGACCTGTATATTTTCCGCCACCGCACCATGATGACCCCCTCCGAAAACGGGGAAAGCGATGATCTGACCCTGCTGATCGACATCGGAACCAATGGTGAAATGGTGGCTTATATGAACGGCAAAATGACCGCCTGTGCCACGGCGGCGGGTCCGGCATTTGAAGGCGCCGGGCTGCTGCATGGCGCCCGGGCTGCCAATCGTGCCATCGACACCATTGAATTTGATGATAAGCTGGATTTTAAACTCACCGTGATCGGCGAAACGAAGCCCATAGGACTCTGCGGCTCCGCAATCATTGACTTTATTGCAGAAGGGTTCCGCTGCGGTCTTATCAATAGGGTCGGTCGTTTTGACATCGGAATGCTGAAGCAGCAGCATCGCTATGAAAAAACAGCCGGGATGCATGCATGCACCCTGGTTTCTCCGCCGTTTTCCGCCACCGGGAAATCCATCACGATAACCGAAGGGGATATTGCTGAAATTCTGAAGGCCAAAGCAGCAATCTATGGCGGACTCAAGTCGCTGCTGGTCGAACTGGGCAAAACCGTACACGATGTGGACCGCATTATCCTGGCCGGGGGATTCGCCAAATATATCAACCTGGAAAATGCGATCTGTATCGGACTGCTTCCGGATATTGACAGATCAAAATATGACATCATCGGAAACGGTTCTCTGGCCGGCGCAACTCTTGCCGTTTTGGACAGGAACGTAACAACGGAATGCTTCGACATCATCGATCGTCCCACTGTCATTACCCTCAACAAAACCGACCATTTTGTAAACCACTATCAGGAAGCTCTGGCCATTCCCAATCTGGAAACCGATGACTTTCCAACTATCGAAAGTCAGGTATAA
- a CDS encoding formate--tetrahydrofolate ligase, with the protein MKLDPTQMADWQIAEAAEKQMKPIQEIAEKLGLQDGELIPMGRNVAKIDYNKTWNRVRHTKPGKYVDVTAITPTPLGEGKTTTTMGLVEGLGRIGKKPVGAIRQPSGGPTFNIKGSAAGGGLAQCIPLAPFTLGLTGDIDAITNAHNLCMVALTARMQHENNYDDERLAQIGIERLDIDPERVQLKWVMDFCAQSLRNITIGKGGKMDGLEMESGFAISVSSELMAILAVSNSLKDMRERISRMVVAYSRSGKEITTADLEVDGAMCAIMLEALNPNLIQTIEGNPVLVHAGPFANIAIGQNSVIADMLGIRMGEYLVTESGFAADIGFEKFWNLKCRCSGLKPDAVVIVATVRALKMHGGGPQVKPGQPLDPAYTHEELTLLEQGCENLKAHINIVKKSGASPVVCINGFYTDTEAEHNLVRRIAEEAGARCAVSKHWEHGGEGAVELAAAVVEACEEENRFEFLYDLDMPLKNRVHKIATELYGADGVDWSETANRKIETMQNDPESVGMAICMVKTHLSLSHDPDLKGAPTGWRLPIRDVLTYKGAGFIVPVAGDIKLMPGTGSNPGFRKIDVDTDTGKVTGLF; encoded by the coding sequence ATGAAACTCGACCCGACACAGATGGCCGACTGGCAGATTGCCGAAGCCGCCGAAAAACAAATGAAACCGATCCAGGAGATTGCTGAAAAACTCGGCCTGCAGGACGGCGAACTGATTCCGATGGGACGCAATGTCGCCAAAATCGACTACAACAAAACGTGGAACCGCGTCAGACATACCAAACCCGGAAAATATGTCGACGTCACCGCGATCACCCCCACCCCGCTTGGCGAAGGGAAAACCACTACAACCATGGGCCTGGTGGAAGGTCTTGGAAGAATCGGGAAAAAACCGGTCGGTGCCATACGGCAGCCCAGCGGAGGCCCCACCTTCAATATCAAAGGTTCCGCCGCCGGAGGCGGGCTGGCACAATGCATTCCGCTCGCCCCGTTCACCCTCGGACTTACCGGCGATATCGACGCCATCACCAACGCTCACAATCTCTGTATGGTGGCGCTTACCGCCCGTATGCAGCATGAAAACAATTACGACGACGAACGCCTCGCGCAGATCGGCATCGAACGGCTCGACATCGATCCCGAGCGCGTGCAGCTCAAATGGGTGATGGATTTCTGTGCCCAGTCGCTTCGCAATATCACCATCGGTAAAGGCGGAAAAATGGACGGCCTTGAAATGGAGTCCGGTTTTGCTATTTCCGTCTCCAGCGAACTGATGGCCATTCTGGCTGTTTCCAACAGTCTGAAGGATATGCGCGAACGCATTTCCAGAATGGTGGTGGCCTACAGCCGGTCCGGAAAAGAGATCACAACGGCCGATCTCGAAGTGGATGGTGCCATGTGCGCCATTATGCTGGAGGCACTGAACCCGAATCTGATCCAGACCATTGAAGGCAATCCGGTCCTCGTTCATGCCGGACCTTTTGCCAATATTGCCATCGGCCAGAATTCAGTGATTGCTGACATGCTTGGAATCCGAATGGGGGAATACCTCGTTACGGAAAGCGGTTTTGCAGCTGATATCGGGTTCGAAAAATTCTGGAATCTGAAATGCCGCTGCTCCGGCCTGAAGCCGGATGCCGTTGTGATTGTGGCCACGGTCCGCGCTCTCAAAATGCATGGCGGCGGACCACAGGTGAAACCCGGACAACCGCTTGATCCGGCGTACACCCACGAAGAACTTACCCTGCTTGAACAAGGCTGTGAAAATCTCAAGGCCCATATCAACATCGTTAAAAAAAGCGGTGCAAGTCCCGTGGTCTGCATCAACGGATTTTACACGGACACCGAAGCGGAGCATAATCTGGTACGACGTATCGCCGAGGAAGCCGGAGCCCGCTGTGCGGTTTCCAAACACTGGGAACATGGCGGCGAAGGTGCGGTTGAACTGGCTGCGGCGGTGGTGGAAGCCTGTGAAGAGGAAAACCGGTTTGAATTCCTCTATGATCTGGACATGCCGCTGAAAAACCGCGTGCATAAAATCGCCACCGAACTCTACGGTGCCGACGGTGTGGACTGGTCCGAAACCGCGAACCGGAAAATCGAAACCATGCAGAACGATCCGGAAAGCGTCGGAATGGCCATCTGCATGGTGAAAACCCATTTAAGTTTGTCGCACGACCCTGACCTTAAAGGAGCTCCAACCGGCTGGCGTTTACCCATCCGTGATGTGCTGACCTATAAAGGAGCCGGTTTCATAGTCCCGGTCGCCGGCGATATCAAACTGATGCCCGGCACCGGAAGCAATCCGGGTTTCCGGAAGATTGATGTAGATACGGATACCGGAAAAGTGACAGGATTGTTTTAG
- a CDS encoding formate/nitrite transporter family protein, protein MNDERYDAYIPAAMARRAEASALRKANRDIISAFFLAVQAGSFIALGGAFYTTVITGSTMGFGLTKLIGGLAFSLGLILVIVAGADLFTGDTLVVMGCLSKKVKISRMLKGWVFVFLGNLAGSLAMLLLFHLSGHWTDNGGVIGAKAVAIANYKVSHTMTAAFVSGMLCNILVCLAIWLCYSSRSVTDKILAIIFPITAFVAMGFEHSIANMYLIPAGLLLKSNPDIAVQLHGTDLSNLTMQRFLLNNLLPVTVGNMVGGAVFVGTIYWILYLRKQED, encoded by the coding sequence ATGAATGACGAACGATACGATGCATATATTCCTGCGGCAATGGCCAGACGGGCCGAGGCTTCCGCCCTGCGCAAAGCCAACCGCGATATTATCAGCGCTTTTTTTCTGGCCGTGCAGGCCGGCTCCTTCATCGCACTGGGCGGCGCGTTTTACACCACGGTCATCACCGGATCAACCATGGGATTCGGGCTCACCAAACTGATCGGCGGCCTGGCCTTTTCACTGGGGCTGATTCTGGTGATTGTGGCCGGCGCTGACCTGTTTACGGGTGACACGCTGGTGGTGATGGGCTGCCTGTCGAAAAAAGTGAAAATTTCACGAATGCTCAAAGGGTGGGTCTTTGTATTCCTGGGAAATCTGGCGGGCTCTCTGGCCATGCTGCTGCTTTTTCACCTCAGTGGACACTGGACGGATAACGGCGGAGTGATCGGCGCCAAGGCGGTGGCGATTGCGAATTATAAAGTCAGTCATACAATGACCGCCGCGTTTGTCAGCGGCATGCTCTGCAATATTCTGGTCTGCCTCGCCATCTGGCTCTGCTACAGCTCCCGTTCCGTAACCGATAAAATCCTCGCCATCATTTTTCCGATTACCGCCTTTGTGGCGATGGGATTTGAGCACAGCATTGCAAACATGTATCTGATTCCTGCCGGTCTGCTCCTGAAATCCAATCCTGATATTGCGGTACAACTGCACGGCACTGACCTTTCGAACCTAACCATGCAACGCTTTCTGCTGAACAATCTGCTGCCGGTAACAGTGGGCAATATGGTCGGCGGCGCCGTTTTTGTAGGTACAATCTACTGGATTCTTTATCTGCGCAAACAGGAAGACTGA
- a CDS encoding lipopolysaccharide heptosyltransferase family protein produces the protein MKKNERILIIRLKSIGDILHTLPAVNAVRQNYPEAHISFLVCKSMAPLITGFRAVDEIITIDRSAMKKPWKTLPTVLSLLNQIRPGRFTHVIDLQGYGETAWITWFTGARKRWGSVYRIMRKTAYTRGLDRDISSMHVIDWYLSMLRQCGLQINEPDNTFHLPEYYTEQAAALFRKQGLDPDKPTLMIQPFTSRAFKNWPLLKYLSVARFFKAHDIQVFFCGSAKDRIDLEPARERGHTVIAGEPLLITAGLIKCSSLVLGGDTGMLHLGLALDTRILMLFKRKTSEKISTIPYRHLDWVIDPTGFDSFPKISVNRVVEECRKAFPHVPSPEIMPIESGPRPDLSR, from the coding sequence GTGAAAAAAAACGAGCGCATTCTGATTATCCGCCTGAAGTCCATCGGTGACATACTGCACACGCTGCCGGCCGTCAATGCGGTGCGGCAGAATTATCCGGAAGCACACATCAGCTTTCTGGTCTGCAAATCCATGGCTCCGCTGATCACCGGCTTCCGTGCGGTCGATGAAATTATCACCATCGACCGCAGCGCAATGAAAAAACCCTGGAAAACCCTCCCGACCGTGCTTTCCCTTCTCAACCAAATCCGTCCCGGGCGTTTTACCCACGTAATTGACCTGCAGGGCTACGGCGAAACCGCATGGATCACCTGGTTCACCGGCGCGCGGAAGCGCTGGGGCTCAGTCTACCGTATAATGCGTAAAACGGCCTATACCCGCGGCCTCGACCGCGACATCTCCTCCATGCATGTTATCGACTGGTACCTCTCCATGCTCCGCCAGTGCGGTCTGCAGATCAACGAACCCGACAACACCTTTCATCTCCCGGAATACTATACCGAACAGGCCGCCGCCCTTTTCCGTAAACAGGGTCTCGATCCGGATAAACCCACCCTGATGATCCAGCCGTTTACCAGCCGTGCATTCAAAAACTGGCCGTTACTGAAATACCTCTCTGTCGCCCGGTTTTTCAAAGCACACGACATCCAGGTTTTCTTCTGCGGAAGCGCTAAAGACAGAATCGACCTGGAACCCGCCAGAGAACGCGGTCATACCGTAATCGCCGGGGAACCCCTGCTTATAACCGCCGGTCTCATTAAATGTTCATCCCTCGTTCTCGGCGGTGATACCGGCATGCTGCACCTCGGTCTGGCCCTCGACACCCGCATCCTGATGCTGTTCAAGCGGAAGACCTCTGAAAAAATTTCCACCATTCCCTACCGCCATCTCGACTGGGTCATCGATCCCACCGGTTTCGACAGCTTTCCAAAAATTTCAGTCAACCGCGTCGTGGAAGAATGCCGGAAAGCTTTTCCGCACGTCCCCTCCCCGGAAATTATGCCGATTGAATCCGGCCCCCGCCCCGATCTTTCACGGTAA